A single region of the Halorussus gelatinilyticus genome encodes:
- a CDS encoding 3-oxoacyl-ACP synthase yields the protein MSEGRTSEESATVGLTGYGTYVPEEVVTGEEIAAQSGIPEEVVVEKMGVREKRVCPADDDHATDMCVKAAEDALADAEIDPEAVDVVLYHGSEFKDFVVWSAAANVAERLGADEAFAVESYALCAGAPLAIRQAKSQLLADAPETALLVSASREEDLVDYENEDSSFMFNFGSGACAMVLEANPDESRTRATVRESAAVTDGSFSEDVVMPAGGSRNPPSHTTVEQGLHTLDVPDPDGMKERLADASLPNFERVADDALHRSGYDRDDLDFVALTHMKRSFHDILTSKLDAADYYLDEYGHVQSVDQILALDEGLARGLVERGDVVCFLAAGTGYTWAATVLEWHG from the coding sequence ATGAGCGAGGGACGAACGAGCGAGGAGAGCGCCACGGTCGGGCTGACCGGCTACGGCACCTACGTTCCCGAGGAGGTCGTCACCGGCGAGGAGATAGCCGCCCAGAGCGGCATCCCCGAGGAGGTCGTGGTCGAGAAGATGGGCGTCCGCGAGAAGCGGGTCTGCCCGGCCGACGACGACCACGCCACGGACATGTGCGTGAAAGCCGCCGAGGACGCGCTCGCGGACGCGGAAATAGACCCCGAAGCGGTCGATGTGGTCCTCTACCACGGGTCGGAGTTCAAGGACTTCGTGGTCTGGAGCGCCGCGGCGAACGTCGCCGAGCGGTTGGGTGCCGACGAGGCCTTCGCGGTCGAGAGCTACGCGCTCTGTGCGGGCGCGCCCCTCGCCATCAGACAGGCCAAGTCCCAACTGCTGGCCGACGCGCCCGAGACCGCACTGCTGGTCTCGGCGAGCCGCGAGGAGGACCTCGTGGACTACGAGAACGAGGACTCGTCGTTCATGTTCAACTTCGGGAGCGGAGCCTGCGCGATGGTGCTGGAAGCGAATCCGGACGAGTCGCGCACGCGGGCCACCGTCCGCGAGAGCGCCGCCGTCACGGACGGCAGTTTCTCGGAGGACGTCGTCATGCCCGCGGGCGGGTCCCGCAATCCGCCGAGCCACACCACGGTCGAGCAGGGCCTGCACACCCTCGACGTGCCCGACCCCGACGGCATGAAGGAGCGACTGGCCGACGCCAGCCTCCCGAACTTCGAGCGGGTCGCCGACGACGCCTTGCACCGGTCGGGCTACGACCGCGACGACCTCGACTTCGTGGCGCTGACCCACATGAAGCGGTCGTTCCACGACATCCTGACGAGCAAACTCGACGCCGCGGACTACTACCTCGACGAGTACGGCCACGTCCAGAGCGTGGACCAGATTCTCGCACTGGACGAGGGCTTGGCGCGCGGACTGGTCGAGCGCGGCGACGTGGTCTGCTTCCTCGCCGCGGGGACGGGCTACACGTGGGCCGCGACCGTGCTGGAGTGGCACGGATAG